One window of the Dreissena polymorpha isolate Duluth1 chromosome 5, UMN_Dpol_1.0, whole genome shotgun sequence genome contains the following:
- the LOC127832523 gene encoding G-protein coupled receptor dmsr-1-like: protein MNLSDFGLGALNLSTRSRLMMFNKTYADAHGYVSVCVCVFGIVTNLFNVSVLTRKHMGTPVNQILTWLAVSDLLTMVSYIPFALHFYCQFPNGDEQLHERNSHAWMSFLVFHINITSTTHTISIWMCVTLAIIRYIHITNPTKTNGFRLKRIQQTRIVIIIVYISSAVVLIPNYLSNELHETLQGNKTIYYLEDLKLGRPGTESTVLINVWMYAMIAKLVPCLLMSIFGGLLVYNIHVKIRHRRKVLQISGKSSIRLSEHSRTTKMLITVITLFIVTELPQGVLIVCSACIDNFFDNVYQPLGDVMDIMALVNNSINFVLYCSMSTKFRQTFVNLYFCAGRRGRTTSYNGVALTDKRIRRFDSNSNNNMLLHS, encoded by the exons ATGAATCTCTCAGACTTCGGCTTAGGGGCTCTGAATCTCTCCACGAGAAGTCGCCTGATGATGTTCAACAAGACCTACGCTGACGCCCATGGTTACGTtagcgtgtgtgtgtgcgtgtttgggATTGTAACTAATCTCTTCAACGTTTCCG TTCTGACACGTAAGCACATGGGGACACCGGTAAACCAAATTCTTACATGGCTCGCCGTGTCGGATCTTCTTACCATGGTGTCGTACATTCCGTTCGCTCTCCATTTCTACTGTCAGTTCCCTAATGGGGATGAACAGCTTCATGAACGCAACAGCCATGCCTGGATGTCTTTCTTGGTGTTCCATATCAACATAACGTCAACCACCCATACAATATCAATATGGATGTGCGTGACATTAGCCATCATTCGATATATCCACATAACAAACCCGACAAAGACGAATGGTTTTCGGCTAAAGCGGATTCAACAAACCCGGATTGTGATAATAATAGTTTACATTTCATCTGCAGTCGTTTTGATTCCAAATTACCTTAGCAACGAACTTCACGAGACACTACAGGGtaataaaactatatattatCTTGAAGATCTCAAGCTAGGGCGGCCAGGCACGGAGTCCACAGTGCTAATTAACGTCTGGATGTATGCAATGATCGCTAAGTTAGTACCGTGTCTGCTTATGTCAATATTTGGTGGTTTGCTGGTGTACAACATTCATGTCAAAATTCGCCACCGTCGGAAAGTTTTGCAGATATCAGGGAAAAGTAGTATACGATTGTCAGAGCATTCACGCACGACGAAAATGTTAATAACTGTGATAACGTTATTTATAGTAACAGAACTCCCACAAGGCGTTTTAATTGTGTGCAGCGCGTGCATAGACAATTTTTTTGACAATGTGTATCAACCATTAGGAGACGTCATGGATATTATGGCTCTGGTGAACAATTCAATTAATTTCGTTCTCTATTGCTCAATGAGTACAAAGTTTCGCCAAACATTTGTGAATTTGTATTTTTGTGCGGGGCGACGAGGAAGAACAACTTCGTATAATGGTGTTGCATTGACCGACAAGAGAATACGGCGTTTTGATTCAAACAGTAACAATAACATGCTGCTACACTCATGA